A section of the Citrus sinensis cultivar Valencia sweet orange chromosome 8, DVS_A1.0, whole genome shotgun sequence genome encodes:
- the LOC102630189 gene encoding L-type lectin-domain containing receptor kinase SIT2-like isoform X3, producing MNKTLELIIGDPIQIWISYDGAEKLLNVTLAPMSIPKPTKPLLSRAINLSHILLETMYVGFSASTGSLKSSHYVLGWSFNRSGPALNLDISSLPRLPHLPRPRAKANDKPQLKLVISVSLIAILVVLITIGAAVYIVRNKRYEEVYEDWEREYGPQRFTYKDLYKATKGFKDKDVIGRGGFGKVYRGVLASNVQIAVKKVSHDSKQGIKEFVAELVSMGRLRHRNLVKLRGYCRRKGEFLLVYDYMPNGSLDKILHTNIKPCLNWYQRFRIIRGVASGLLYLHEDWEQVVLHRDIKPANVLLDADLNGKLGDFGLARLYDHDTIPQTTKLVGTFGYMDPELMRTGKASTSTDVYAFGVFMLEVASGRRPVEQQGSMETVNLVDWVCDYWKKGAILDASDSRLEGTYEEKQMELVLKLGLFCSHPKPEARPNMRQVMQYLDGDATLPDIPPDSTVIAPFSASNDAFSGNSSATMSTIDSILTVGR from the coding sequence ATGAACAAAACATTGGAGCTCATAATTGGAGATCCAATTCAAATATGGATAAGCTatgatggagctgaaaagTTGCTCAATGTAACATTAGCTCCGATGTCAATCCCAAAGCCAACCAAGCCTCTTTTGTCAAGAGCAATAAATCTTTCTCACATTCTTTTGGAAACCATGTACGTTGGTTTCTCTGCATCAACTGGCAGCCTTAAAAGTAGCCATTACGTTCTCGGGTGGAGCTTCAACAGAAGTGGGCCAGCACTAAACCTTGATATTTCATCTCTCCCTCGACTTCCCCATCTTCCTCGACCACGCGCAAAAGCAAATGACAAACCACAACTAAAACTGGTAATTTCTGTTTCACTTATAGCCATATTAGTTGTGCTGATAACCATAGGTGCAGCTGTCTACATTGTGAGGAACAAAAGGTATGAAGAAGTGTATGAGGACTGGGAAAGAGAATACGGTCCCCAAAGATTCACATATAAGGATCTCTATAAAGCAACTAAAGGATTCAAAGACAAAGATGTTATTGGAAGAGGAGGTTTTGGAAAGGTTTATAGGGGAGTTCTTGCTTCTAATGTGCAAATCGCTGTCAAGAAAGTTTCTCATGATTCGAAGCAGGGGATAAAGGAATTTGTAGCTGAGCTTGTAAGCATGGGAAGGCTAAGGCATAGAAACTTGGTGAAACTCCGTGGTTATTGCAGGCGAAAGGGAGAATTTTTGTTGGTCTATGATTATATGCCTAATGGGAGCCTCGACAAAATCTTACATACCAATATCAAACCCTGCCTTAATTGGTATCAGCGGTTTCGAATTATCAGAGGAGTAGCTTCTGGCCTCCTTTACCTCCATGAAGACTGGGAACAAGTTGTTCTCCATAGAGACATAAAACCAGCAAATGTTCTTTTAGATGCTGATTTAAATGGAAAGCTAGGAGATTTTGGCCTTGCCAGGTTATATGATCATGACACAATTCCACAAACTACTAAGCTGGTAGGAACTTTTGGGTATATGGATCCAGAGCTGATGAGAACTGGGAAGGCAAGTACTAGCACAGATGTATACGCATTTGGGGTTTTTATGCTTGAGGTGGCTAGTGGAAGGAGGCCTGTAGAGCAACAAGGATCAATGGAAACGGTAAATTTGGTAGACTGGGTCTGTGATTACTGGAAGAAAGGGGCTATTCTTGATGCCAGTGATTCAAGACTGGAGGGCACTTATGAGGAAAAGCAAATGGAGTTGGTTCTGAAACTTGGCCTGTTTTGTTCACACCCGAAGCCAGAAGCTAGGCCTAACATGAGGCAAGTGATGCAGTATCTGGATGGTGATGCTACATTGCCAGATATACCACCTGATAGCACTGTTATTGCTCCATTTTCGGCGAGTAATGATGCGTTTTCCGGAAATAGTTCTGCCACAATGTCTACCATTGATTCAATCCTCACAGTTGGCCGCTGA
- the LOC102629508 gene encoding uncharacterized protein LOC102629508 codes for MASSSPSISLSRPPIITSILNPKPSRHFHRCTVSFSTIYCSHTELAAKAIHFHNPCRGIAQKRSKIWRSNATSGEVLPTESTPLETSQEMVSSTGDESLSSVISVLLFAAFIALSILTIGVVYIGVTDFLQKREREKFEKEEAATKKKKKVKAKPRAGPRGFGQKIDDDDD; via the exons AtggcttcttcttctccatCAATATCTCTATCTCGGCCACCAATAATCACTTCCATTTTGAACCCAAAACCGAGTCGCCATTTTCATAGATGTACAGTATCTTTTTCAACTATCTACTGTTCACACACAGAGTTAGCAGCAAAAGCCATCCATTTTCACAACCCATGTCGTGGAATTGCTcaaaagagaagcaaaattTGGAGAAGCAATGCTACTTCAGGAGAAGTTTTGCCCACAGAATCCACTCCCCTCGAGACCTCTCAGGAGATGGTCTCTTCCACTGGTGATGAGAGTTTATCCAGCGTCATTTCAGTTCTCCTCTTTGCTGCTTTCATTGCATTGTCTATTCTCACTATtggg GTAGTTTACATAGGTGTGACAGATTTCTTGCAGAAGAGGGAGAGGGAGAAGTTTGAGAAAGAAGAGGCAGctacgaagaagaagaagaaggttaAGGCAAAACCAAGGGCTGGGCCAAGAGGATTTGGACAAaagattgatgatgatgacgattGA
- the LOC102630189 gene encoding L-type lectin-domain containing receptor kinase SIT2-like isoform X2, with product MAFVISPSKDLGKAEASPSEYLGLFNASNNAYFSDREGMNKTLELIIGDPIQIWISYDGAEKLLNVTLAPMSIPKPTKPLLSRAINLSHILLETMYVGFSASTGSLKSSHYVLGWSFNRSGPALNLDISSLPRLPHLPRPRAKANDKPQLKLVISVSLIAILVVLITIGAAVYIVRNKRYEEVYEDWEREYGPQRFTYKDLYKATKGFKDKDVIGRGGFGKVYRGVLASNVQIAVKKVSHDSKQGIKEFVAELVSMGRLRHRNLVKLRGYCRRKGEFLLVYDYMPNGSLDKILHTNIKPCLNWYQRFRIIRGVASGLLYLHEDWEQVVLHRDIKPANVLLDADLNGKLGDFGLARLYDHDTIPQTTKLVGTFGYMDPELMRTGKASTSTDVYAFGVFMLEVASGRRPVEQQGSMETVNLVDWVCDYWKKGAILDASDSRLEGTYEEKQMELVLKLGLFCSHPKPEARPNMRQVMQYLDGDATLPDIPPDSTVIAPFSASNDAFSGNSSATMSTIDSILTVGR from the exons ATGGCTTTTGTTATCTCGCCGTCTAAGGACCTCGGAAAAGCAGAAGCTTCTCCAAGTGAATACTTGGGACTCTTCAACGCTTCAAACAATG CTTACTTTTCTGATAGAGAAGGGATGAACAAAACATTGGAGCTCATAATTGGAGATCCAATTCAAATATGGATAAGCTatgatggagctgaaaagTTGCTCAATGTAACATTAGCTCCGATGTCAATCCCAAAGCCAACCAAGCCTCTTTTGTCAAGAGCAATAAATCTTTCTCACATTCTTTTGGAAACCATGTACGTTGGTTTCTCTGCATCAACTGGCAGCCTTAAAAGTAGCCATTACGTTCTCGGGTGGAGCTTCAACAGAAGTGGGCCAGCACTAAACCTTGATATTTCATCTCTCCCTCGACTTCCCCATCTTCCTCGACCACGCGCAAAAGCAAATGACAAACCACAACTAAAACTGGTAATTTCTGTTTCACTTATAGCCATATTAGTTGTGCTGATAACCATAGGTGCAGCTGTCTACATTGTGAGGAACAAAAGGTATGAAGAAGTGTATGAGGACTGGGAAAGAGAATACGGTCCCCAAAGATTCACATATAAGGATCTCTATAAAGCAACTAAAGGATTCAAAGACAAAGATGTTATTGGAAGAGGAGGTTTTGGAAAGGTTTATAGGGGAGTTCTTGCTTCTAATGTGCAAATCGCTGTCAAGAAAGTTTCTCATGATTCGAAGCAGGGGATAAAGGAATTTGTAGCTGAGCTTGTAAGCATGGGAAGGCTAAGGCATAGAAACTTGGTGAAACTCCGTGGTTATTGCAGGCGAAAGGGAGAATTTTTGTTGGTCTATGATTATATGCCTAATGGGAGCCTCGACAAAATCTTACATACCAATATCAAACCCTGCCTTAATTGGTATCAGCGGTTTCGAATTATCAGAGGAGTAGCTTCTGGCCTCCTTTACCTCCATGAAGACTGGGAACAAGTTGTTCTCCATAGAGACATAAAACCAGCAAATGTTCTTTTAGATGCTGATTTAAATGGAAAGCTAGGAGATTTTGGCCTTGCCAGGTTATATGATCATGACACAATTCCACAAACTACTAAGCTGGTAGGAACTTTTGGGTATATGGATCCAGAGCTGATGAGAACTGGGAAGGCAAGTACTAGCACAGATGTATACGCATTTGGGGTTTTTATGCTTGAGGTGGCTAGTGGAAGGAGGCCTGTAGAGCAACAAGGATCAATGGAAACGGTAAATTTGGTAGACTGGGTCTGTGATTACTGGAAGAAAGGGGCTATTCTTGATGCCAGTGATTCAAGACTGGAGGGCACTTATGAGGAAAAGCAAATGGAGTTGGTTCTGAAACTTGGCCTGTTTTGTTCACACCCGAAGCCAGAAGCTAGGCCTAACATGAGGCAAGTGATGCAGTATCTGGATGGTGATGCTACATTGCCAGATATACCACCTGATAGCACTGTTATTGCTCCATTTTCGGCGAGTAATGATGCGTTTTCCGGAAATAGTTCTGCCACAATGTCTACCATTGATTCAATCCTCACAGTTGGCCGCTGA
- the LOC102616144 gene encoding L-type lectin-domain containing receptor kinase SIT2-like: MGAAPRSFYFCVLLCVSFIFSALAQNVNQFIYHGFNEDPQLQRDGLASVHSNGLLQLTNTVNSQQKGHAFYRFPIKFNTSSSESLSFCSNFVFAIVPELLSFSGQGMAFVISPSKDLRKAEASPSEYLGLFNASNNGQSTNHILAIELDTVQNFDFDDIDDNHVGIDVNSLISLESAPAAYFSDREGMNKTLELISGDPIQIWISYDGAENLLNVPLAPMSIPKPTKPLLSKAINLSHILLETMYVGFSASTGSLKGSHYVLGWSFNRSGPALNLDISSLPRLPHLPRSRAKANDKPQLKLVISVSLIAILVVLITIGAAVYIVRNKRYEEVYEDWEKEYGPQRFTYKNLYKATKGFKDKDVIGKGGFGKVYRGVLVSNVEIAVKKVSHDSKQGMKEFVAELVSMGRLRHRNLVKLRGYCRRKGEFLLVYDYMPNGSLDKILHTNIKPSLSWYQRFRIIRGVASGLLYLHEDWEQVVLHRDIKPANVLLDADLNGKLGDFGLARLYDHDTIPQTTKLVGTFGYMAPELMRTGKASTSTDVYAFGVFMLEVASGRRPIEQQGSMEMVNLVDWVSDCWKKGAILDASDSRLEGIYEEEQMELVLKLGLFCSHPKPEARPNMRQVMQYLDGNATLPDIPRDSTLIAPFSASNDAFSGNSSATMSTIDSILTVGR, translated from the coding sequence ATGGGTGCAGCTCCAAGATCGTTTTACTTTTGTGTGCTTTTATGCGTATCCTTCATTTTCTCGGCCTTGGCCCAAAATGTAAACCAGTTCATCTATCACGGCTTCAATGAAGATCCTCAACTGCAAAGAGATGGACTCGCGTCAGTGCATAGCAATGGTCTATTGCAGCTAACTAACACTGTCAACTCGCAACAAAAAGGCCATGCTTTCTACCGATTCCCAATAAAATTCAACACATCTTCCTCTGAATCTCTATCATTTTGCTCCAACTTTGTATTTGCCATTGTTCCAGAACTGCTTTCCTTTAGTGGGCAGGGCATGGCTTTTGTTATCTCGCCGTCTAAGGACCTCAGAAAAGCAGAAGCTTCTCCAAGTGAATACTTGGGACTCTTCAATGCTTCAAACAATGGTCAATCTACAAACCATATATTGGCAATAGAGCTTGATActgttcaaaattttgattttgatgacataGATGATAACCATGTGGGAATCGATGTCAACAGCCTGATATCTCTTGAATCTGCTCCGGCAGCTTACTTTTCTGATAGAGAAGGGATGAACAAAACATTGGAGCTCATAAGTGGAGATCCAATTCAAATATGGATAAGCTatgatggagctgaaaatTTGCTCAATGTACCATTAGCTCCAATGTCAATCCCAAAACCAACCAAGCCTCTCTTGTCAAAAGCGATAAATCTTTCTCACATTCTTTTAGAAACTATGTATGTTGGTTTCTCTGCATCAACTGGCAGCCTTAAAGGTAGCCATTACGTTCTCGGATGGAGCTTCAACAGAAGTGGGCCAGCACTAAACCTTGATATTTCATCTCTTCCTCGACTTCCCCATCTTCCTCGATCACGCGCAAAAGCAAATGACAAACCACAACTAAAACTGGTAATTTCTGTTTCACTTATAGCCATATTAGTTGTGCTGATAACCATAGGTGCAGCTGTCTACATTGTGAGGAACAAAAGATACGAAGAAGTGTACGAGGACTGGGAAAAAGAATACGGTCCCCAAAGGTTCACATACAAGAATCTTTATAAAGCAACTAAAGGATTCAAAGACAAAGATGTTATTGGAAAAGGAGGTTTCGGAAAGGTTTATAGGGGAGTTCTTGTTTCTAATGTGGAAATCGCTGTCAAAAAAGTTTCTCATGATTCGAAACAAGGGATGAAGGAATTTGTAGCTGAGCTTGTAAGCATGGGAAGGCTAAGGCATAGAAACTTGGTGAAACTCCGTGGCTATTGTAGGCGAAAGGGAGAATTTTTATTGGTCTATGATTATATGCCTAATGGGAGCCTCGACAAAATCTTGCATACCAACATAAAACCCAGCCTTAGTTGGTATCAGCGGTTTCGAATTATCAGAGGAGTAGCTTCTGGCCTCCTTTACCTCCATGAAGACTGGGAACAAGTTGTTCTGCATAGAGACATAAAACCAGCAAATGTTCTTTTAGATGCTGATTTGAATGGAAAGCTAGGAGATTTTGGCCTTGCCAGGTTATATGATCACGACACCATTCCACAAACTACTAAGCTGGTAGGAACTTTTGGGTATATGGCTCCAGAGCTGATGAGAACTGGGAAGGCAAGTACTAGCACAGATGTATACGCATTTGGGGTTTTTATGCTTGAGGTGGCTAGTGGAAGGAGGCCTATCGAGCAACAAGGATCAATGGAAATGGTAAATTTGGTTGATTGGGTCAGTGATTGCTGGAAGAAAGGAGCTATTCTTGATGCCAGTGATTCAAGACTGGAGGGCATTTATGAAGAAGAGCAAATGGAGTTGGTTCTGAAACTTGGCCTGTTTTGTTCACACCCGAAGCCAGAAGCTAGGCCTAACATGAGGCAGGTGATGCAGTATCTGGATGGTAACGCTACATTGCCAGATATACCACGTGATAGCACTCTTATTGCTCCATTTTCGGCAAGTAATGATGCGTTCTCCGGAAATAGTTCTGCCACAATGTCTACCATTGATTCAATCCTCACAGTTGGCCGCTGA
- the LOC102615852 gene encoding pentatricopeptide repeat-containing protein At5g59600: MTYRSCLFPIRDKPFQFTLSMNDFYSIRRIYFALLSGTQLVLSCSKSASDAGKPLINGIFIEAHYKMPIISRSFHLSPTAYSERIEIYIRDRALQSGKILHAQLIVSGLARLTQIATKLITFYTECQNIHHARMLFDEIPKTNIHRWIALTGAYARRGYHQEAVTVFHEMHIQGLKQNIFVIPSVLKACGHLSDISTGEKIHSLVLKHSFGTDAFVVSSLIDMYSKCGSVEKAKKVFDEMVEKDIVAMNAMVSGYVQRGLATEALNLVEEIGTPRVKPNVVTWNTLIAGFSKRGDQVMVSKLFQLMRANGVEPDVVSWTSVISGLVHNFCNDEAFDTFKEMLSQGFCPTSATISSILPACASAANIRRGKEIHGCAIVIGVEGDLHVRSALVDMYAKCGFISEARTLFDKMSERNTVTWNSMIFGCANHGYCDEATELFNQMEERKKLDHLSFTAVLTACCHAGLVELGQRLFNMMQEKYKIIPRTEHYACMVDLLGRAGRLAEAYEMIKTMSTEPDLFVWGALLGACKNHGNIELAEIAAKHLSELEPESAANNMLLTDLYANAGRWSKVTRLKKMMKKRKLRKFPGCSWIEGA; this comes from the coding sequence ATGACCTATCGGTCATGTCTATTTCCTATAAGAGACAAACCGTTCCAGTTCACTCTCTCTATGAACGACTTCTATTCCATACGTCGTATATACTTTGCTCTTTTGAGTGGAACGCAACTGGTGCTTTCTTGCTCGAAGTCAGCTTCTGATGCTGGAAAACCTCTCATCAACGGCATATTTATCGAGGCCCATTATAAAATGCCCATCATCAGCCGTTCATTCCATTTATCGCCCACAGCTTACAGTGAACGGATCGAAATCTACATTCGTGATCGAGCGTTGCAATCTGGTAAAATACTCCATGCACAACTGATCGTCAGTGGCTTGGCTcgtttgacccaaatagccaCCAAGCTCATAACTTTCTACACAGAGTGTCAAAACATACACCATGCTCGTAtgttgtttgatgaaattccTAAAACAAATATCCATCGTTGGATTGCCCTCACCGGGGCCTATGCTCGACGTGGCTATCATCAGGAAGCAGTAACTGTGTTTCATGAAATGCATATTCAAGGTCTGAAGCAAAACATATTTGTCATTCCCAGTGTGTTAAAAGCGTGTGGGCATTTGTCTGATATAAGCACTGGAGAGAAAATACATAGCTTAGTGTTAAAACATTCTTTTGGAACTGATGCATTTGTTGTTAGTTCATTGATTGATATGTACTCCAAATGTGGGAGCGTCGAAAAGGCCAAAAAAGTTTTTGATGAGATGGTTGAGAAAGATATAGTGGCAATGAATGCTATGGTTTCAGGGTATGTACAACGCGGACTTGCGACTGAAGCATTGAATTTGGTAGAAGAAATTGGAACACCAAGAGTGAAGCCTAATGTGGTTACTTGGAATACGTTAATTGCGGGGTTTTCGAAAAGAGGCGACCAAGTGATGGTTTCTAAGCTATTTCAGTTGATGCGTGCTAATGGGGTTGAGCCTGATGTTGTGTCTTGGACCTCGGTTATATCCGGGCTGGTGCacaatttttgtaatgacGAGGCATTTGATACATTTAAGGAGATGTTGAGTCAAGGGTTTTGTCCAACTTCGGCAACAATTAGTAGTATCCTGCCTGCTTGTGCAAGTGCGGCAAACATAAGGCGTGGCAAGGAGATTCATGGGTGTGCTATTGTGATAGGGGTGGAAGGTGATTTGCACGTGAGGAGTGCGCTTGTTGACATGTATGCGAAGTGTGGTTTTATATCTGAAGCAAGAACCTTGTTTGATAAGATGTCCGAGAGGAACACGGTTACTTGGAACTCAATGATTTTTGGATGTGCGAACCATGGGTATTGCGATGAAGCGACTGAGCTCTTTAATCAGAtggaagagagaaagaagctTGATCACCTGAGTTTCACAGCGGTTCTCACTGCTTGTTGTCATGCTGGATTGGTTGAACTAGGACAAAGGCTATTCAATATGATgcaagaaaaatacaaaattattccAAGAACAGAGCATTATGCATGCATGGTGGATCTTCTTGGTCGAGCTGGAAGACTTGCTGAGGCATATGAAATGATCAAAACAATGTCGACTGAGCCCGACCTATTTGTGTGGGGAGCATTATTAGGAGCATGTAAGAATCATGGGAATATAGAACTTGCCGAAATAGCAGCTAAGCATTTGTCAGAGCTTGAACCTGAGAGTGCAGCTAACAATATGTTGTTAACGGATTTATATGCCAATGCTGGGAGGTGGAGCAAGGTGACAAGGTTGaaaaagatgatgaagaaaagaaaattgagaaaatttcCTGGGTGCAGTTGGATAGAGGGTGCATGA
- the LOC127899094 gene encoding uncharacterized protein LOC127899094, which yields MNHSVDARFWLSSFYDQGLCSINFTTTRISPRKASSLEVPAHTNRSEYPGCFPGANPPTLKSDMKVRGTLASDLMAFGLPLNPSFSQSTPVILPPLEREFPISVVVGGCVAFVPRFSGWRACLANCR from the exons ATGAACCACtctgttgatgcgagattctggttgtcctcgttctacgaccagggtctctgctcgatcaacttcaccacgaccaggatctctcctcgtaaagcttcttctctagaggttcctgcgcacacaaACAGGTCAGAGTAccccggttgttttcccggcgcaaaccctccgacgctcaagtcagatatgaaggttcggggaacgcttgcctcagatcttatggcttttgg gcttcctctgaatcccagttttTCGCAGTCTACGCCCGTTATCCTCCCACCTCTCGAACGTGAATTCCCCATTTCCGTAGTCGTGGGTGGTTGCGTGGccttcgtgcctagattctcgggctggagagcatgcctcgccaactgtcgttga
- the LOC102629795 gene encoding transcription factor LUX codes for MGEEVRMTEYEVNDKGDYNGDDERIPEWEMGLPNGTDLTPLSQSLIPPELASAFSILPVPCRTHLDVNRASQTTLSSIRGSRAHSLSSTDNNNSNNLKTLTENRDPMVTETEEQDQNGSFADSRSKSRRPDCTEEADSALRTDNSNEDPSARTLKRPRLVWTPQLHKRFVDVVAHLGIKNAVPKTIMQLMNVEGLTRENVASHLQKYRLYLKRMQGLSNDDPSSSDHQLFASTPVPPQCLPYESTNGGPHVGHLCNSNNNNNNGSINNNNNNNDGNSNNGSGNSGHVGMAAYGAPAGMMTAPMYGMINHQGFHHGHGFDPSMYNMNMNMGMGMNMNMGMNNMMHQQRDWSVNKHGYGHGHGQGSVVSYPQHVAPSSDK; via the coding sequence atgggcGAAGAGGTGAGGATGACGGAGTATGAAGTTAACGATAAGGGAGACTATAACGGCGATGACGAGAGGATACCAGAGTGGGAGATGGGATTGCCTAATGGAACAGATCTAACGCCGTTATCACAGTCGTTAATTCCGCCTGAACTGGCTTCCGCTTTTAGCATCTTACCCGTACCTTGCCGAACGCACCTCGACGTGAACCGCGCGTCGCAGACCACGCTCTCCTCGATTCGTGGCAGCCGCGCGCACTCGCTCTCATCGACGGACAATAACAATAGCAATAACTTAAAGACCTTAACGGAGAATCGCGACCCGATGGTTACCGAAACGGAAGAACAGGACCAAAACGGGTCGTTTGCGGACTCGAGGTCGAAGTCAAGGAGACCGGATTGTACGGAGGAGGCGGATTCGGCGCTGAGGACGGACAATTCGAACGAGGATCCGTCGGCGAGGACTCTGAAGCGGCCGCGTCTGGTGTGGACCCCGCAGCTGCACAAGCGATTCGTTGACGTGGTGGCGCATCTAGGGATTAAGAACGCCGTGCCGAAGACGATCATGCAACTGATGAACGTCGAGGGATTGACCCGCGAGAACGTCGCGAGCCACTTGCAAAAGTACCGCCTTTACTTGAAGCGGATGCAAGGGCTGTCGAACGACGACCCGTCGTCGTCCGATCACCAGCTGTTCGCGTCAACGCCGGTGCCGCCCCAGTGTTTGCCTTACGAGAGTACCAACGGCGGGCCCCATGTAGGCCACCTCTGTAAcagtaacaataataacaataatgggagtattaataataacaataacaataatgatggAAATAGTAATAATGGGAGCGGTAATAGTGGACACGTGGGGATGGCGGCGTACGGTGCTCCCGCGGGGATGATGACGGCGCCGATGTATGGGATGATCAACCATCAAGGGTTTCATCATGGACACGGGTTTGACCCGAGTATGTACAATATGAATATGAACATGGGCATGGGTATGAATATGAATATGGGGATGAATAATATGATGCATCAGCAGAGAGACTGGTCTGTGAATAAGCACGGGTACGGGCACGGGCACGGGCAGGGGTCGGTTGTGTCATACCCGCAGCATGTGGCACCTTCCAGtgataaatga
- the LOC102630189 gene encoding L-type lectin-domain containing receptor kinase SIT2-like isoform X1, which yields MAFVISPSKDLGKAEASPSEYLGLFNASNNGQSTNHILAIELDTVQNLDFDDIDDNHVGIDVNSLISHESAPAAYFSDREGMNKTLELIIGDPIQIWISYDGAEKLLNVTLAPMSIPKPTKPLLSRAINLSHILLETMYVGFSASTGSLKSSHYVLGWSFNRSGPALNLDISSLPRLPHLPRPRAKANDKPQLKLVISVSLIAILVVLITIGAAVYIVRNKRYEEVYEDWEREYGPQRFTYKDLYKATKGFKDKDVIGRGGFGKVYRGVLASNVQIAVKKVSHDSKQGIKEFVAELVSMGRLRHRNLVKLRGYCRRKGEFLLVYDYMPNGSLDKILHTNIKPCLNWYQRFRIIRGVASGLLYLHEDWEQVVLHRDIKPANVLLDADLNGKLGDFGLARLYDHDTIPQTTKLVGTFGYMDPELMRTGKASTSTDVYAFGVFMLEVASGRRPVEQQGSMETVNLVDWVCDYWKKGAILDASDSRLEGTYEEKQMELVLKLGLFCSHPKPEARPNMRQVMQYLDGDATLPDIPPDSTVIAPFSASNDAFSGNSSATMSTIDSILTVGR from the coding sequence ATGGCTTTTGTTATCTCGCCGTCTAAGGACCTCGGAAAAGCAGAAGCTTCTCCAAGTGAATACTTGGGACTCTTCAACGCTTCAAACAATGGTCAGTCTACAAACCATATATTGGCAATTGAGCTTGATACTGttcaaaatttagattttgatgatatagATGATAACCATGTGGGAATCGATGTCAACAGCCTGATATCTCATGAATCTGCTCCGGCAGCTTACTTTTCTGATAGAGAAGGGATGAACAAAACATTGGAGCTCATAATTGGAGATCCAATTCAAATATGGATAAGCTatgatggagctgaaaagTTGCTCAATGTAACATTAGCTCCGATGTCAATCCCAAAGCCAACCAAGCCTCTTTTGTCAAGAGCAATAAATCTTTCTCACATTCTTTTGGAAACCATGTACGTTGGTTTCTCTGCATCAACTGGCAGCCTTAAAAGTAGCCATTACGTTCTCGGGTGGAGCTTCAACAGAAGTGGGCCAGCACTAAACCTTGATATTTCATCTCTCCCTCGACTTCCCCATCTTCCTCGACCACGCGCAAAAGCAAATGACAAACCACAACTAAAACTGGTAATTTCTGTTTCACTTATAGCCATATTAGTTGTGCTGATAACCATAGGTGCAGCTGTCTACATTGTGAGGAACAAAAGGTATGAAGAAGTGTATGAGGACTGGGAAAGAGAATACGGTCCCCAAAGATTCACATATAAGGATCTCTATAAAGCAACTAAAGGATTCAAAGACAAAGATGTTATTGGAAGAGGAGGTTTTGGAAAGGTTTATAGGGGAGTTCTTGCTTCTAATGTGCAAATCGCTGTCAAGAAAGTTTCTCATGATTCGAAGCAGGGGATAAAGGAATTTGTAGCTGAGCTTGTAAGCATGGGAAGGCTAAGGCATAGAAACTTGGTGAAACTCCGTGGTTATTGCAGGCGAAAGGGAGAATTTTTGTTGGTCTATGATTATATGCCTAATGGGAGCCTCGACAAAATCTTACATACCAATATCAAACCCTGCCTTAATTGGTATCAGCGGTTTCGAATTATCAGAGGAGTAGCTTCTGGCCTCCTTTACCTCCATGAAGACTGGGAACAAGTTGTTCTCCATAGAGACATAAAACCAGCAAATGTTCTTTTAGATGCTGATTTAAATGGAAAGCTAGGAGATTTTGGCCTTGCCAGGTTATATGATCATGACACAATTCCACAAACTACTAAGCTGGTAGGAACTTTTGGGTATATGGATCCAGAGCTGATGAGAACTGGGAAGGCAAGTACTAGCACAGATGTATACGCATTTGGGGTTTTTATGCTTGAGGTGGCTAGTGGAAGGAGGCCTGTAGAGCAACAAGGATCAATGGAAACGGTAAATTTGGTAGACTGGGTCTGTGATTACTGGAAGAAAGGGGCTATTCTTGATGCCAGTGATTCAAGACTGGAGGGCACTTATGAGGAAAAGCAAATGGAGTTGGTTCTGAAACTTGGCCTGTTTTGTTCACACCCGAAGCCAGAAGCTAGGCCTAACATGAGGCAAGTGATGCAGTATCTGGATGGTGATGCTACATTGCCAGATATACCACCTGATAGCACTGTTATTGCTCCATTTTCGGCGAGTAATGATGCGTTTTCCGGAAATAGTTCTGCCACAATGTCTACCATTGATTCAATCCTCACAGTTGGCCGCTGA